The following are encoded together in the Pseudomonas maumuensis genome:
- a CDS encoding biosynthetic peptidoglycan transglycosylase, with amino-acid sequence MGALWQSESTRTEAPKENQAEAPLPKTPRQRRLWWRLILLILLIGLVAVGLAAYDEFQTSRLQSREFSRLAGTLTYALEPGPSDAIVYPGDGPFDKRLGYSALGEFLPRLLKRDYLINQQVRFSPALMNYVDHGLFVPYVEKIQAGLSITDCRGDMLYQYNYPQHLYPNFAAIPPVMVNSLLFIENRDLLDPKDPQNNPAVDWPRFAKAAYSQIAKYLALPGQSAGGSTLATQLEKYRHSPDGLTVSGAEKIRQMISASVRAYQGGPDTTEARERIVRDYLNSVPLSAVPGHGEVHGMAEGLRVWYGADFDQVNQALTSTATDEKSMAERGLALRQVLSLMIAQRRPSHYLSKGRIELAELTDSHIRVLAANAVIDRPLADAALASKAVYRDWVAQPTIVPIITNKGISLARNRLAAMLNRPLYDLDRLDLSATSTLQADLQVQVSQYLKNLADPAFAAQLGLIGERLLTSKTTDQVSYSFTLFERTADGSRVRVQTDSTNQPFDINEGSKLELGSTAKLRVLTTYLEIVAELHDKYAGKPAAELKKVPVAELDRISQWSLEWLLLNGKNQSLDAMLDAALERKYSANTGEAFFTGGGMHVFNNFRKEDNNRNPTLKDALRESINLPFIRLMRDIVRYVTYQQPFNREPLLRDDSDPRRQEYLARFADREGSNYTMRFWKKYQRKTSQQRLDTFLDSMRVTPQRLAAVHRYLFPEAGQETFNAFVRAHSKDDKKAMAKLTDGRLVEMYEAYGPGKYDLPDQGYIAKVHPLDLWLLGYLLKNPGASLKDVLNASRFERQEVYSWLFKSRHQGARDSRIRTMVEIEAFTDIHQRWKRVGYPFDHLVPSLATAIGSSGDRPAALSELVGIIQNDGVRLPTLRIDTLHFAQNTPYETQLISDPDRGQRILPVEVARALKGAMSQVVDAGTARRISGSFKLHDGTPLVMGGKTGTGDNRIESFGAGGRLIGSRSLNRTATFVFFLGDNHFGTLTAFVPGRTAEAFTFTSALPVQVLKGMAPILMPYLEPGNPTACKAPQVAGQS; translated from the coding sequence ATGGGCGCACTGTGGCAATCGGAATCAACCAGAACGGAAGCACCCAAAGAAAACCAGGCTGAAGCCCCTTTGCCCAAGACCCCACGTCAGCGCCGCCTGTGGTGGCGCCTGATCCTGCTCATCCTGCTGATCGGCCTGGTGGCGGTGGGCCTGGCCGCCTACGACGAGTTCCAGACCTCGCGCCTGCAGTCCCGTGAATTCAGCCGCCTGGCCGGCACCCTGACCTATGCCCTGGAGCCCGGCCCGAGCGATGCCATCGTCTACCCGGGCGACGGCCCGTTCGACAAACGCCTGGGCTACAGCGCCCTGGGCGAGTTCCTGCCACGGCTGCTCAAGCGCGACTACCTGATCAACCAGCAGGTGCGCTTCTCCCCGGCGCTGATGAACTACGTCGATCACGGCCTGTTCGTGCCCTACGTGGAGAAGATCCAGGCCGGCCTGTCGATCACCGACTGCCGCGGCGACATGCTCTACCAGTACAACTACCCGCAGCACCTGTACCCGAACTTCGCCGCGATCCCGCCGGTGATGGTAAATAGCCTGCTGTTCATCGAAAACCGCGACCTGCTCGACCCAAAGGACCCGCAGAACAACCCGGCGGTGGATTGGCCGCGCTTCGCCAAGGCGGCCTACAGCCAGATCGCCAAGTATCTGGCCCTGCCCGGCCAGTCGGCCGGTGGCAGCACCCTGGCCACCCAACTTGAGAAATATCGCCACTCGCCGGACGGACTGACCGTCTCCGGCGCCGAAAAGATCCGCCAGATGATTTCCGCCAGCGTGCGCGCCTACCAGGGCGGCCCCGACACCACCGAGGCCCGCGAACGCATCGTGCGCGACTACCTCAACAGCGTGCCGCTGTCGGCGGTCCCCGGCCACGGTGAGGTGCATGGCATGGCTGAAGGCTTGCGGGTGTGGTACGGCGCCGACTTCGATCAGGTCAACCAGGCCCTCACTTCCACCGCCACCGATGAAAAGAGCATGGCCGAGCGCGGCCTGGCCCTGCGCCAGGTGCTGTCGCTGATGATCGCCCAGCGCCGCCCCTCGCATTACCTGTCCAAGGGCCGCATCGAACTGGCGGAACTGACCGATTCGCACATCCGGGTACTCGCCGCCAACGCTGTCATCGACCGTCCACTGGCCGACGCCGCCCTGGCCAGCAAGGCGGTGTACCGCGACTGGGTGGCCCAGCCGACCATCGTGCCGATCATCACCAACAAGGGCATCAGCCTGGCCCGCAACCGCCTGGCGGCGATGCTCAACCGGCCGCTGTACGACCTCGACCGCCTCGACCTGTCGGCCACCAGCACCCTGCAGGCCGACCTGCAAGTGCAGGTCAGCCAGTACCTGAAGAACCTCGCCGACCCGGCGTTCGCCGCACAGCTCGGCCTGATCGGCGAACGCCTGCTGACCAGCAAGACCACCGACCAGGTCAGCTACAGCTTCACCCTGTTCGAACGCACCGCCGACGGCTCGCGGGTACGGGTGCAGACCGACAGCACCAACCAGCCCTTCGACATCAACGAAGGCAGCAAGCTTGAACTGGGCTCCACCGCCAAGCTGCGGGTGCTTACCACCTACCTGGAAATCGTTGCCGAGCTGCATGACAAGTACGCCGGCAAACCCGCCGCCGAACTTAAGAAAGTCCCGGTGGCCGAACTCGACCGCATCAGCCAGTGGTCACTGGAATGGCTGTTGCTGAACGGCAAGAACCAGAGCCTGGACGCCATGCTCGACGCAGCCCTTGAGCGCAAGTACTCGGCCAACACCGGCGAGGCCTTCTTCACCGGTGGCGGTATGCACGTGTTCAACAACTTCCGCAAGGAAGACAACAACCGCAACCCGACCCTCAAGGATGCCCTGCGCGAGTCGATCAACCTGCCGTTCATCCGCCTGATGCGCGACATCGTGCGCTACGTCACCTACCAGCAGCCGTTCAACCGCGAACCGCTGCTCAGGGACGACAGCGACCCACGCCGCCAGGAATACCTGGCGCGCTTCGCCGACCGCGAAGGCTCCAACTACACCATGCGCTTCTGGAAGAAATACCAGCGCAAGACCTCGCAGCAGCGCCTGGACACCTTCCTCGACAGCATGCGCGTGACCCCGCAGCGCCTGGCCGCGGTGCATCGCTACCTGTTCCCCGAGGCCGGCCAGGAAACCTTCAACGCCTTCGTCCGCGCCCACAGCAAGGACGACAAGAAGGCCATGGCCAAGCTCACCGATGGCCGCCTGGTGGAGATGTACGAGGCCTACGGCCCGGGCAAGTACGACCTGCCCGACCAGGGCTACATCGCCAAGGTCCATCCCTTGGACCTGTGGCTGCTCGGCTACCTGCTGAAAAACCCAGGCGCCTCGCTCAAGGACGTCCTCAACGCCAGCCGCTTCGAACGCCAGGAGGTCTACAGCTGGCTGTTCAAGAGCCGCCACCAGGGTGCCCGCGACAGCCGCATCCGCACCATGGTCGAGATCGAGGCGTTCACCGACATTCACCAGCGCTGGAAGCGCGTGGGTTATCCGTTCGACCACCTGGTACCGTCGCTGGCCACCGCCATCGGCAGCTCCGGCGACCGGCCGGCCGCCCTCTCCGAACTGGTCGGGATCATCCAGAACGATGGCGTGCGCCTGCCGACCCTGCGCATCGACACCTTGCACTTCGCCCAGAACACCCCGTACGAGACGCAACTGATCAGCGACCCGGACCGCGGTCAGCGGATCTTGCCCGTCGAGGTCGCCCGGGCGCTCAAGGGCGCCATGTCGCAGGTGGTCGATGCCGGTACCGCGCGGCGCATCTCCGGCAGCTTCAAACTGCACGACGGCACGCCGCTGGTGATGGGCGGCAAGACCGGTACTGGCGATAACCGCATCGAAAGCTTCGGCGCTGGCGGCCGGCTGATCGGCTCGCGCTCGCTGAACCGCACCGCCACCTTCGTGTTCTTCCTCGGCGACAACCACTTCGGCACCCTTACTGCGTTCGTTCCGGGGCGCACGGCCGAGGCCTTCACCTTCACCTCGGCACTGCCGGTGCAGGTGCTCAAGGGCATGGCGCCGATCCTCATGCCGTACCTGGAACCAGGCAACCCCACCGCATGCAAGGCGCCGCAGGTGGCGGGCCAGTCATGA
- a CDS encoding PadR family transcriptional regulator: protein MRDHDPFERRPGRGERGPRVFAPGDLKLLMLSMLAEQPGHGYDLIRQIESLFDGSYSPSPGVIYPTLSYLEEAELVTGAIQGSKRLYAITDAGRSALAEQAVALDGVRMRIEVSKRALRGHDRPAEIHEAVGNLRHALHMHSGRWSAEEIERVRNLLNETAKAIASGPAIPVTENTP from the coding sequence ATGCGTGACCATGATCCCTTCGAACGCCGCCCCGGTCGCGGCGAACGTGGCCCACGGGTATTCGCCCCGGGCGACCTGAAACTGCTGATGCTGTCGATGCTGGCCGAGCAACCGGGCCACGGCTACGACCTGATCCGCCAGATCGAGAGCCTCTTCGACGGCAGCTACAGCCCCAGCCCCGGGGTGATCTACCCGACCCTCAGCTACCTCGAGGAAGCCGAGCTGGTCACCGGCGCCATCCAGGGCAGCAAGCGCCTTTACGCCATCACCGACGCCGGTCGCAGCGCCCTGGCGGAACAGGCCGTTGCCCTCGACGGCGTGCGCATGCGCATCGAGGTGAGCAAGCGTGCCTTGCGCGGCCACGACCGCCCCGCGGAAATCCATGAAGCCGTCGGTAACCTGCGCCATGCCCTGCACATGCACAGCGGCCGCTGGAGCGCCGAAGAGATCGAGCGGGTGCGCAACCTGCTCAACGAAACCGCCAAAGCCATCGCCTCCGGGCCGGCCATCCCTGTTACGGAGAACACCCCATGA
- a CDS encoding siderophore-interacting protein translates to MSDTIHRVNHEIRQRRLDVLRVTDLTPRMRRITLGGAELAGFASVGSDDHIKLLFACTPEEQQAIDARNLGRDGGARPTMREYTPRRIDLANLELDIDFVLHGDGPASTWAAQAAPGQTLDIAGPRASMVVPDIFDSYLLIGDETAIPAIARRLEELPAGRQVLAVIQIEDEQERQALASKAQVEVIWVRRHAEDLLERVKHLALPQGRLYGWVALEKALTRQAKALLLEKGVQEDALKAAAYWRADGTADDE, encoded by the coding sequence ATGAGCGACACCATCCACCGCGTCAACCACGAGATCCGCCAACGCCGCCTCGACGTGCTGCGGGTCACCGACCTGACCCCACGCATGCGCCGCATCACCCTGGGTGGCGCGGAGCTGGCGGGCTTCGCCAGCGTCGGCAGCGACGACCACATCAAGCTGCTGTTCGCCTGCACGCCCGAAGAACAGCAGGCCATCGACGCCCGCAACCTGGGCCGCGACGGCGGCGCCAGACCGACCATGCGCGAGTACACGCCACGGCGCATCGACCTGGCGAACCTTGAACTGGATATCGACTTCGTCCTGCATGGCGACGGCCCCGCCTCCACCTGGGCCGCGCAGGCGGCGCCAGGGCAGACCCTGGACATCGCCGGCCCACGCGCCTCGATGGTGGTGCCGGACATCTTCGACAGCTACCTGCTGATCGGTGACGAAACCGCAATCCCGGCCATCGCCCGGCGCCTTGAAGAATTGCCGGCAGGGCGCCAGGTACTGGCGGTGATCCAGATCGAGGACGAGCAAGAGCGCCAGGCATTGGCCAGCAAGGCGCAGGTGGAGGTGATCTGGGTGCGCCGGCATGCAGAAGACCTGCTGGAGCGGGTCAAACACCTGGCGCTGCCCCAGGGCCGGCTGTATGGCTGGGTGGCGCTGGAGAAGGCACTGACCCGGCAGGCCAAGGCGCTGCTGCTGGAGAAGGGCGTGCAGGAAGACGCCCTCAAGGCTGCCGCCTACTGGCGGGCCGACGGCACTGCCGACGACGAATGA
- a CDS encoding alpha/beta hydrolase, producing the protein MKPTTRTFSDACRHLAFGLGLLLLGGCSSLLFYPEPGQPFTPAQAHLQYQDVSLTAADGTRLHGWWIPVPQGVEVKGTVLHLHGNGGNLAWHLGGSYWLPKEGYQVLMLDYRGYGLSLGKPTLPEVYGDIAAALDWLRAAPQVQDKPLVLLGQSLGGAMAIHYLAQYPEQRRRFSALVFDGVPASYRTVGRYALSTSWMTWPLQIPLSLLVPDGDSAIHSIERLDSPPKLFFHSIDDNLVPLDNGLRLYRHAPPPRVLQLTRGDHVQTFADPTWRQVMLRFLDDPTHFNGLRRLAEVPNYPDEKNKQ; encoded by the coding sequence TTGAAGCCGACTACGCGAACATTCTCTGACGCCTGCCGTCACCTCGCCTTCGGCCTCGGCTTGCTGCTGCTGGGGGGCTGCAGCAGCCTGCTGTTCTACCCCGAACCGGGCCAGCCGTTCACCCCGGCACAGGCACATTTGCAGTATCAGGACGTGAGCCTCACCGCGGCCGACGGCACGCGCCTGCATGGCTGGTGGATCCCGGTGCCGCAGGGTGTCGAGGTCAAGGGCACCGTGCTGCACCTGCATGGCAACGGCGGCAACCTGGCCTGGCATCTGGGCGGCAGCTACTGGCTGCCGAAAGAGGGTTACCAGGTGCTGATGCTCGACTATCGCGGGTATGGGTTGTCCCTGGGCAAGCCGACGCTGCCCGAGGTGTATGGCGACATCGCTGCGGCCCTGGACTGGCTGCGTGCCGCTCCCCAGGTGCAAGACAAGCCGCTGGTGCTGCTGGGCCAGAGCCTCGGCGGGGCGATGGCGATCCACTATCTGGCGCAGTACCCGGAGCAGCGTCGGCGTTTCAGCGCATTGGTGTTCGACGGTGTGCCGGCCAGTTACCGGACCGTGGGGCGATATGCACTGAGCACGTCGTGGATGACCTGGCCGTTGCAGATACCTCTGTCGTTGCTGGTGCCCGATGGCGATAGCGCGATCCACTCGATCGAGCGCCTGGACAGCCCGCCAAAGCTGTTCTTCCACAGCATCGACGACAACCTGGTGCCGCTGGACAACGGCCTGCGCCTGTACCGGCATGCACCGCCGCCGCGGGTGCTGCAACTGACCCGTGGCGATCATGTGCAGACCTTCGCCGACCCGACCTGGCGCCAGGTGATGCTGCGCTTCCTGGACGATCCCACGCACTTCAACGGCCTGCGTCGTCTGGCCGAAGTACCCAACTATCCTGACGAGAAGAACAAGCAATGA
- a CDS encoding flavohemoglobin expression-modulating QEGLA motif protein codes for MDEYQQTIRSLSDRIVATQTPIRVLDAVKWDDGIRQGFLKAKGKEPPAVDRAYYQNRPLSFDSSAVKAEFQSIERDITRQLGQFNPVGQIMRRMCKEYRMVVRMLEARGTEDFGLISQELYGAASDAFHAGDPTLADLGLMLSDYLNNIDGRGDLKDEPKNLTAKEAVEILQRRLNKVFGEAEETIRVFESDGIVADAAAGADYIKVRADAMFNSRDVRALEVHEGLVHVGTTLNGLNQPICTFLAKGPPSSTVTQEGLAILMEVIAFASYPSRLRKLTNRTRAIHMVEEGADFLQVFEFFRGQGFEMGQSYSNASRVFRGSVPNGLPFTKDLSYLKGFIMVYNYIQLAVKKGKLEQIPLLFCGKTTLEDMRTLRQLVEEGLVEPPKYLPEQFRDLNALSAWMCFSNFLNHLSLDRIEADYANIL; via the coding sequence GTGGACGAATACCAGCAAACCATCCGCAGCCTGTCCGATCGCATTGTCGCCACGCAGACCCCGATCCGCGTGCTCGACGCGGTTAAATGGGACGACGGCATCCGCCAGGGCTTCCTCAAGGCCAAGGGCAAGGAGCCGCCTGCGGTGGATCGCGCCTATTACCAGAACCGGCCGTTGTCGTTCGATTCCAGCGCGGTGAAGGCCGAGTTCCAGAGCATCGAGCGCGACATCACCCGGCAGTTGGGCCAGTTCAACCCGGTCGGCCAGATCATGCGACGCATGTGCAAGGAGTACCGCATGGTGGTGCGCATGCTCGAGGCGCGAGGCACCGAGGATTTCGGCCTGATCTCCCAGGAGCTCTATGGCGCCGCCTCCGATGCCTTCCACGCCGGTGACCCGACCCTGGCCGACCTGGGCCTGATGCTCTCGGACTACCTGAACAACATCGACGGCCGCGGCGACCTGAAGGACGAGCCGAAGAACCTCACCGCCAAGGAAGCGGTGGAGATTCTCCAGCGGCGCCTGAACAAGGTGTTCGGCGAAGCCGAGGAAACCATCCGCGTGTTCGAGTCCGACGGTATCGTCGCCGATGCCGCAGCCGGCGCCGACTACATCAAGGTGCGCGCCGACGCCATGTTCAACAGCCGCGACGTGCGGGCGCTGGAGGTGCACGAAGGGCTGGTGCATGTCGGCACCACCCTCAATGGCCTGAACCAGCCGATCTGCACCTTCCTGGCCAAGGGCCCGCCCTCGTCGACGGTGACCCAGGAGGGCCTGGCGATCCTCATGGAAGTGATCGCCTTCGCCTCCTACCCGAGCCGCCTGCGCAAGCTCACCAACCGTACCCGGGCCATCCACATGGTCGAGGAGGGCGCGGACTTCCTGCAGGTCTTCGAGTTCTTCCGCGGCCAGGGCTTCGAGATGGGCCAGAGCTACAGCAACGCCAGCCGGGTGTTCCGCGGCTCGGTGCCCAATGGCCTGCCGTTTACCAAGGACTTGTCCTACCTCAAGGGCTTCATCATGGTTTACAACTACATTCAGTTGGCCGTGAAGAAGGGCAAGCTCGAGCAGATCCCGCTGTTGTTCTGCGGCAAGACCACCCTGGAAGACATGCGCACGCTGCGCCAGCTGGTCGAAGAGGGGCTGGTGGAGCCGCCCAAGTACCTGCCGGAACAGTTCCGCGACCTCAACGCGCTGTCGGCGTGGATGTGCTTCTCCAACTTCCTCAATCACCTGAGCCTGGACCGTATTGAAGCCGACTACGCGAACATTCTCTGA
- a CDS encoding TetR/AcrR family transcriptional regulator, whose amino-acid sequence MPHQGAAGIATAVAESVQYQGRKTARQGSEQRRQQILDAAMRIVVRDGVRGVRHRAVAAEAGVPLSATTYYFKDIQDLLADTFAQYVERSAAYMAKLWTNTEGVLRQLLAQGDGTPEARAHLADEVARMLADYVLRQLNNRRDFLMAEQAFRQEALLCPRLAELVQAHEQILLHGARQILQVVGSRQPEQDAQMLTAIIEQMEYQGLLKEANAQADGQMLAILVRYLQMVLASA is encoded by the coding sequence ATGCCCCATCAGGGCGCCGCCGGCATCGCCACCGCCGTCGCCGAAAGCGTGCAGTACCAAGGCCGCAAGACCGCCCGCCAGGGCAGCGAGCAACGCCGCCAGCAGATCCTCGACGCCGCCATGCGCATCGTCGTGCGCGATGGCGTGCGCGGTGTGCGCCACCGCGCCGTGGCCGCCGAGGCCGGCGTGCCGTTGTCGGCCACCACCTACTACTTCAAGGATATCCAGGACCTGCTGGCCGATACCTTCGCCCAGTACGTCGAGCGCAGCGCGGCCTACATGGCCAAGCTCTGGACCAACACCGAAGGCGTGCTGCGCCAGTTGCTGGCCCAGGGCGACGGCACGCCCGAGGCCCGGGCACACCTGGCCGATGAGGTCGCGCGCATGCTGGCCGACTACGTATTGCGCCAGTTGAACAACCGCCGCGACTTCCTCATGGCCGAACAGGCCTTCCGCCAGGAGGCGCTGTTGTGCCCGCGCCTGGCCGAACTGGTGCAGGCCCACGAGCAGATCCTGCTGCATGGCGCGCGCCAGATACTGCAGGTGGTCGGCTCGCGCCAGCCGGAACAGGATGCCCAGATGTTGACGGCGATTATCGAGCAGATGGAATATCAGGGCCTGCTCAAGGAGGCGAATGCGCAGGCCGATGGGCAGATGCTCGCTATCCTTGTCCGATACCTGCAGATGGTGCTGGCCTCGGCCTGA
- the lysS gene encoding lysine--tRNA ligase, with protein MSDLKTESQDLQQEENALIALRKEKLAAERAKGNAFPNDFRRDSYCNDLQKQYADKTKEELEAAAIPVKVAGRIMLNRGSFMVIQDMTGRIQVYVNRKTLPEETLAAVKTWDLGDIISAEGTLARSGKGDLYVEMTNVRLLTKSLRPLPDKHHGLTDTEQRYRQRYVDLMVNEETRHTFRVRSQVISHIRKFLIERDFLEVETPMLQTIPGGAAAKPFETHHNALDMAMFLRIAPELYLKRLVVGGFEKVFEINRNFRNEGVSTRHNPEFTMLEFYQAYADYRDNMDLTEELFRELAQLVLGSTDVPYGDKVFHFGEPFVRLSVFDSILKYNPELTAADLQDVDRAREIAKKAGAKVLGHEGLGKLQVMIFEELVEHKLEQPHFITEYPFEVSPLARRNDDNPAVTDRFELFIGGREIANAYSELNDAEDQAERFLAQVAEKDAGDDEAMHYDADFVRALEYGMPPTAGEGIGIDRLVMLLTNSPSIRDVILFPHMRPQA; from the coding sequence ATGAGCGACCTCAAGACCGAATCGCAAGACCTGCAACAGGAAGAAAACGCCCTGATCGCGCTGCGCAAGGAAAAACTTGCCGCAGAACGCGCCAAGGGTAACGCCTTCCCCAACGACTTCCGTCGCGACAGCTACTGCAACGACCTGCAGAAACAGTACGCGGACAAGACCAAGGAAGAGCTGGAAGCAGCCGCGATCCCGGTCAAGGTTGCCGGTCGCATCATGCTCAACCGTGGCTCGTTCATGGTCATCCAGGACATGACTGGCCGTATCCAGGTCTACGTCAACCGCAAGACCCTGCCGGAAGAGACCCTGGCGGCGGTCAAGACCTGGGACCTGGGCGACATCATCAGCGCCGAAGGCACCCTGGCCCGTTCCGGCAAGGGCGACCTGTACGTCGAGATGACCAACGTGCGCCTGCTGACCAAGTCGCTGCGCCCGCTGCCGGACAAGCACCACGGCCTGACCGACACCGAGCAGCGCTACCGCCAGCGCTACGTCGACCTGATGGTCAACGAGGAAACCCGCCACACCTTCCGTGTGCGTTCGCAGGTGATCTCGCACATCCGCAAGTTCCTCATCGAGCGCGACTTCCTCGAAGTCGAGACGCCGATGCTGCAGACCATCCCCGGTGGTGCCGCGGCCAAGCCGTTCGAAACCCACCACAACGCGCTGGACATGGCCATGTTCCTGCGCATCGCGCCGGAGCTGTACCTCAAGCGCCTGGTTGTCGGTGGTTTCGAGAAAGTGTTCGAGATCAACCGCAACTTCCGTAACGAAGGCGTTTCGACTCGTCACAACCCAGAATTCACCATGCTCGAGTTCTACCAGGCCTACGCCGACTACCGCGACAACATGGACCTCACCGAGGAACTGTTCCGCGAGCTGGCGCAGCTGGTGCTGGGCAGCACCGACGTGCCGTACGGCGACAAGGTGTTCCACTTCGGCGAGCCGTTCGTGCGCCTGTCGGTGTTCGACTCGATCCTCAAGTACAACCCGGAACTCACCGCTGCCGATCTGCAGGACGTCGACCGCGCCCGCGAGATCGCCAAGAAGGCCGGCGCCAAGGTGCTTGGCCACGAGGGCCTGGGCAAGCTGCAGGTGATGATTTTCGAAGAGCTGGTCGAGCACAAGCTGGAGCAGCCGCACTTCATCACCGAGTACCCGTTCGAAGTCTCGCCGCTGGCCCGTCGCAATGACGACAACCCGGCGGTGACCGACCGTTTCGAGCTGTTCATCGGTGGCCGCGAGATCGCCAACGCCTATTCCGAGCTCAACGATGCCGAAGACCAGGCCGAGCGCTTCCTGGCTCAGGTGGCCGAGAAGGACGCCGGTGACGACGAGGCCATGCACTACGACGCCGATTTCGTCCGCGCCCTGGAGTACGGCATGCCGCCGACCGCCGGTGAAGGCATCGGCATCGACCGCCTGGTGATGCTGTTGACCAACTCGCCGTCGATTCGCGACGTGATCCTGTTCCCGCACATGCGTCCACAGGCCTGA
- the prfB gene encoding peptide chain release factor 2 (programmed frameshift): protein MEIQPILNTIKDLTERSQSIRGYLDYDHKHDRLVEVNRELEDAAVWNKPEYAQALGRERAMLAQVVETLDKLSNGLGDCKDLLDMAVEENDEGAVSDVVTELQGLEESLALLEFRRMFSGEMDPNNAYLDIQAGSGGTEAQDWANILLRMYLRWADKRGFDATIIELSEGEVAGIKGATVHIKGEYAFGWLRTEIGVHRLVRKSPFDSGARRHTSFSAVFVSPEIDDKVEIEINPSDLRIDTYRSSGAGGQHVNTTDSAVRITHVPTNTVVACQNERSQHANKDTAMKMLRAKLYELEMQKRNAASQALEDSKSDIGWGHQIRSYVLDDSRIKDLRTGVERSDCQKVLDGDLDEYLEASLKQGL, encoded by the exons ATGGAAATCCAACCAATCCTGAACACCATCAAGGACCTCACCGAGCGTTCCCAGTCTATTCGGGGGTATCTT GACTACGATCACAAACATGATCGTCTGGTCGAAGTAAACCGCGAGCTGGAAGACGCCGCCGTCTGGAACAAGCCCGAGTACGCCCAGGCCCTGGGCCGCGAGCGCGCCATGCTGGCGCAGGTTGTCGAGACGCTCGACAAACTGTCCAACGGCCTGGGTGACTGCAAGGACTTGCTCGACATGGCGGTCGAGGAAAACGACGAAGGCGCCGTCAGCGATGTCGTGACCGAGCTGCAAGGGCTGGAGGAATCCCTCGCCCTGCTCGAGTTCCGTCGCATGTTCAGCGGCGAGATGGACCCGAACAACGCCTACCTGGACATCCAGGCCGGCTCCGGCGGCACCGAGGCCCAGGACTGGGCCAACATCCTGTTGCGCATGTACCTGCGCTGGGCCGACAAGCGTGGCTTCGACGCCACCATCATCGAGCTGTCCGAAGGCGAAGTCGCCGGCATCAAGGGCGCCACCGTGCATATCAAGGGCGAGTACGCCTTCGGCTGGCTGCGCACCGAGATCGGTGTGCATCGCCTGGTGCGCAAGAGCCCGTTCGACTCCGGCGCCCGTCGCCACACCTCGTTCTCGGCGGTGTTCGTCTCGCCCGAGATCGACGACAAGGTCGAGATCGAAATCAACCCGTCCGACCTGCGCATCGACACCTACCGCTCCTCCGGCGCGGGCGGCCAGCACGTCAACACCACCGACTCGGCGGTGCGTATCACCCACGTGCCGACCAACACCGTGGTGGCCTGCCAGAACGAACGTTCCCAGCACGCCAACAAGGACACCGCCATGAAAATGCTGCGGGCCAAGTTGTACGAGCTGGAGATGCAGAAGCGCAACGCCGCCTCGCAGGCGCTGGAAGACAGCAAGTCGGACATCGGCTGGGGCCACCAGATCCGTTCCTACGTGCTGGATGACTCGCGCATCAAGGATCTGCGTACCGGCGTCGAGCGTAGCGACTGCCAGAAGGTGCTCGACGGCGACCTCGACGAGTATCTGGAAGCGAGCCTCAAGCAGGGGCTGTAA